The window CAGCGCATGATCATTACTCGCGGGCTGGCAGACTATAACGGTTTCTGTCCCTGAGATTGCTTGCAATGACCATAGGCGCGGGTGTAAGGTAAAAGTGGTATCATCGCCAATCTGTAAGCAGGGAGTCCGCTATGGAAGATGAAAAAAAAGCCGATACCAGCGAGAAACTGAGTGATGAGCAGGGGGGTGCTGCTCCCCGGGATGAGGCAAACGATCTGAGGGGTGACGCCGCTACGGGTGGTGAGAATGCCAGTGCAGAGGCGTCTGGTGTGTCGCAGAAAAAAGCAACTGCGGATGCCACTCCGGCAAAAACGAGCAGTGCGGATAGCGACTCGGCCGTTGTGGCTTCAGTTGAATATTTACGTGGCCAGCGTCATGCCATTGTTGCACCGGAAAACATTTCCGGTTACAAGCGCGATGCGGATCACCTGCTCTGGACCGGTCTGAAAGATCCGACAGACGAAGAGTTGCGCATGACCTGTAAGAACCTGTCGTTCAACAAGCAGGCGACCAAGGAAATTCTCAAGCGCCATTACCGTCCGAAAGTGATCGACTATGGTGACTATATTCTGATTGTCGCTGTGACGATCTCGCGCCAGAACAAGAAAATCGTCTATGGCGAGATGCAGATGATTTTCGGGCAGAGCTTTATTCTGACCGTCAGGCGGGGCGAGGCAATGACCAATACGCCATTGCGCAAGCGCCTGGAAGGCTCGCCGGACCTGATTGCCCGGGGCAGTGACTTTGTGGTCGCCGAGATACTGGACGGGCTCGCAGACAGTTACCTCACGCTGGCCAGCAGCTTTGAGGTGGATGTAGAGCAGCTGGAACAGAAAATGATTCTGCATGGCTTTCGTGAATCCGATGTTCGCAAGCTCTACAAAATGCGGCGTGATTTGCTGCGCGTACACACATCCATTGCGCCGGTGATCGAGATTTGTACCCGCATGTCGGTGGTGAATCTGGCTTTTGTGGAGCAGGATTCCCAGGGCTATTATCGAATCGTTGCAGACCGGGTGGCGCGGATTGATGAACAGATGAACGCCTTGCGCGAATCGCTGGCGTTTGCTTTCGAGGCCAGCCAGATGATTGCCCAGGCGCATCAGACCGATATCACCAAAAAGCTGGCTTCCTGGGCGGCGATACTGGCGGTGCCCACAGCGATTGCCGGCATTTACGGCATGAACTTCGACAATATGCCGGAACTGCACTGGACCTATGGTTATCCGCTGGTCATG of the Advenella mimigardefordensis DPN7 genome contains:
- a CDS encoding magnesium and cobalt transport protein CorA produces the protein MEDEKKADTSEKLSDEQGGAAPRDEANDLRGDAATGGENASAEASGVSQKKATADATPAKTSSADSDSAVVASVEYLRGQRHAIVAPENISGYKRDADHLLWTGLKDPTDEELRMTCKNLSFNKQATKEILKRHYRPKVIDYGDYILIVAVTISRQNKKIVYGEMQMIFGQSFILTVRRGEAMTNTPLRKRLEGSPDLIARGSDFVVAEILDGLADSYLTLASSFEVDVEQLEQKMILHGFRESDVRKLYKMRRDLLRVHTSIAPVIEICTRMSVVNLAFVEQDSQGYYRIVADRVARIDEQMNALRESLAFAFEASQMIAQAHQTDITKKLASWAAILAVPTAIAGIYGMNFDNMPELHWTYGYPLVMLLMFLICALLFRQFRKTGWL